GGTCGACGATGCAATTGTTGTCACCGAAAATGTTGAACATAAACTGGAACTCGATCCTGACCTGACACCTGAAAAGGCTTCTTTTAAGGCCATGAAGGAAATATCCGGCGCGCTTGTCGGGACAACAGCCGTGATCTGGGCCGTTTTTATCCCCATCTCTTTTTTTACAGGGGCCACGGGTGTCATCTACCGTCAGTTTGCTGTCACCATTTCCGTTGCCATGGCGATATCCCTGTTTATCGCGTTAAGCTTATCACCCGCTTTATGTGCCATTGTGCTCAAACAGGGCGAAAAGGAAAAAGATACAGGCGTGTTCGGCTTTTTTAACCGCGGATTCAGCAAAATGCGCAGCGGTCATGAGACGATGCTGAAAAAATTACTGGCAAGCCGTATCGTTTTACCGTTGGTGTTCTTTTTGCTGATTGCAGTGACCATTGTTCTTTTTTTAAAAATTCCGCCCTCCTTTTTGCCCCAGGAGGATCAGGGCAGAATGATGACACTGATTAACGGACCGGGCGGTTCAACCCTTGGGCAGACAATTGAAAAAAATAAGCAAGTGGAAGATTTTTACCTCGATACTGTGAACGGCGCGGTGGACGGCCTTTTTACTGCCGCAGGCTTCAGCTTTTCCGGCCGGAGTCAGAATGTGGGGATCGCGTTTATTAAAATGAAACCCTGGGATGAGCGCAGTAAGGACCTGGGTGTGTTTAAAATCAGTGAGATGGCAGGGCAACAATTATCGGCTGTTCAGGATGCCATGATCATTCCCATTGTGCCGCCGCCCGTCTCTGCCTTGGGCAATGCCGGTGGTTTCGAATTTCAGCTTGTGGCCCGAAGCGGCAAGGGACAGGATGCCTTAAACAGCGCCATGAGGCAGTTTTTAGACCAGGCCAATCAAAGTGAGCTTTTAACCCGTGTCCGTTTCAACGGACTGGCCCCAAGTCCCCAATACGACATCGATCTTGACCTGTCCAAAGCTCGGGCCATGGGGGTTCCCATTGAAACAATCAACCAGACTTTGACAACGGCATTGGGGGGGACATACGTGAATGATTTTTTATTGGACGGGCGGATCAAGCGCGTTTATGTGCAGGCGGATGCGCCATACCGCATGCAGCCCGATGACATCGACAGGTGGTACGTTCGCAATAACACGGGGGGAATGGTGCCGCTGGCCGAGTTCGCCACCGGTGAATGGACTTATGGTCCGCCTAAATTAACTCGGTTTAGCGGCACCTCCTCTTTGGAAATCCAGGGTGAGGCCGCCCAGGGCGTCAGCTCCGGAGAAGCGCTGAACGAAGTTTCCCGTATTGCCGGGTCACTGCCGGGCAGCATAGGGGTGGAATGGACGGGATTATCCTACGAAGAAAGAGAAGCCGGGGCGCAGGCCTGGCTGGTCTATGTCATCTCAACCATTGCGGTATTGCTGTCATTGGCCGCGCTTTATGAAAGCTGGGCCATCCCGTTGGCAATTATGCTGACCGTGCCCCTTGGCATATTCGGCGCGACCTTGTCTACCTGGGCCGCTGATCAGGCCAATGATGTATATTTCCAGGTCGGCCTGCTGATGACAATCGCCCTGGCAGCCAAAAATGCAATTTTGATCATTGAGTTTGCAAAAACAAATTTTGAATCGGGCATGTCGGCCTATGATGCCTCGATAACTGCCACCAAACAAAGATTGCGGCCGATCCTGATGACATCCCTGACCTTCATTTTGGGTGTTATGCCCCTGGCTTTTGCTGCAGGCCCGGGGTCAGGCGCGCAAAATGCCATCAGCATCGGGGTGCTGGGCGGTATTACGGCCACAACGGTCTTTGTGTTGTTTTTTGCGCCTTTCTTTTTTATATGGGTTATGAGGGTTTTTAAAGCGTAAACGTTACATGCCTGATATTCCGGCCAGGGACCGGATTCTTTCAACCAATCGCATGTCTTCCATCCATTGTTTTGGGATGGCGTCCATCCCGTTGCATATTCCCAGAATAAATGCACTCAGGATTCCCCGTGCAGAGGAATCTGCGCCAGCCATGACATTTTCAATCATTGCTGTTTCCAGGTCATTAGGATATTTGGCGATCAGATGAATCGTGCCGGGCAGGGCGGCCTGGGTTTCACTCATCTGGCCAAAACCTGCAATGGCCTGTTCCGTATCTGTATCGATACTTTCAAGTCCATCTGTTATCATCTGGTAGATAACAGAATTGGAAGAGAGTTCTTTTTGAACCATTTCCAGAGAATCCATGGGCTTTCTACCTTTAGCGGCCTCTATAGCAGCGTTTGCAAAAAAACGGGCGCTTTCCCTGACCTGGGGATACATCATAACTTTGTTATAACGGCCACGGCCGGATCGGTTTATCGACACCTATAAGGCACAGCCTACAACAAATTAAGAAAGAGCTTAAAAAATCAAGGACCTAAAATCTATATGACAGAGTTATGCCGATGGTCAAAGGTTCACCATCCTCGGTAATACCCCGGTCAACATTTTCAAAAATGCAGTAATGCCGATCAAAAAGATTTTTTGCCCAGACATAGCCGTCCCAATGGGTACCCTCCAGGCCCAGTTTGAGGTTGACCAGTTCATATCCGGGTTCTTTAACAGTATTGGTATCATCGAAAAATCTACGGCCGGTTCCCACCACTTCCGCACGGCAAAAACCGTTCCATTCTCCCCACAGGGGACGTCTGTACTGAAACCCTAACGTATAGGTATAATCGGGTACCCCGAATGTGGTATTGCCTTGAAAATTTTGGCCTGTGATAGGGTCGGTATACTTGTCATACTCGGCCTCAATCCATGTAAACGATGCAAAAATTTCCAGATCCTTCGAAATGAACCAGCCGGCCTCAAATTCCATGCCCATTCGGTGGGATTCGCCTGCATTCTCTAAGTAAGACTGATTGTATTCATCAAAGCGAGTGAGCTGTTCATCTTCAATATCCGTATAAAATCCGCAGATGTTGATCGTGAGCCGGTTTTGGAAAAATTCGGACTTAATACCGGCTTCATATACCCAGCTGTACTCTTCATCATAAGGGTCACCACCTACACTGGGATCGTTAAACCCGCCGCTGCGATGGGCCCTTGATACAGTGGTGTAAAGCATTTTGTCATCCATGAAATGCCACCCCACACTCAATTTGGGCAGCAATGCCGTGAACCGGCTCTCTTGATAGGGCTGTTGTGTGGCGGTTGCGGCCCCGCCCCCGGGGGTGTAAAAAATAGTGGCATCCATTTGTGCGTCTTCTATTTCATATCTAAGGCCTGTGGTGATATCCAAAGTATTGAATACAGGCCAGGTGATCTGGCCGAACAGGGCCTCCCCGGAGTTGGTCCCCTTGCTTTGGGTCTTTCTGGCACCGGTTCCCGGGGCAAAGGGATTGCTCGGACTGTTTGCCATGGCAGACTGGTAGTAGTTGGTCCGTTCCTTGTCCGAGTTGATGTGAAAATAGTAGATACCGGCCAGCCATTTGGGGCCGGTTTTATTTTCCGGCGATGCAATGCGAAGTTCCTGGGAAAAGGTTCGCTCCTGCAGGAGATATTTCATGCGCGCCGCATCCAACGGACTGAAGTCCGAATCAATGATATCCTCATTGTCAAAGTCCCGGTATCCTGTAATGGATGTGACCTTGCCAATTTTTGTATCAACCGAGGTATTCAGGGTTGTCCCCCAGAAATCGTTTTCTGACGTGCCGTCAAAATCATGGGAATAGTGATATGGGCTGTCCGCTTCCAGTATCCCCGCTTTAACAAATGAATTGCGTTGGGTCCTGCGGAAAGGGAACGCGCCGTCGTCATGATGCTGGGCATCCAGACTCAAGGTGATATCCCATTTTGGGGCAGGCAGATACCGAAGTTTTATTCTCCCGGCCTGCCCGTCTTGATGCCGGCCATCTTCGCCGACGCCGTCAATATCGTTTTCCATATATCCGTCACTGGAAGAGATCAGCCCCGAAATTCCCAAAAAAAGTTTGTCCTTGAGAATGGGTGTCTGGACGTGGCCTTGAATCTGTTTTTCATTATAGCTTGCGTATGTCCCCGAAATTTGGGCACGGGTTTCATTGTCCGGTGTCCTGGTGTGTATATTGATTACGCCTGCCATGGTGTTGCGGCCGTATAATGTCCCCTGGGGACCGCGCAGGACCTCGACCCGTTCCACATCAAACAAAGGGAAGTCAAACAGATAGGATTTGGAATAATTCACACCGTCAACATACAAGCCGGTTGACGGTTCACTGTTGTTCAGGGTCTTGATACCGCGGATATAGGTTTGGGAGTGCCAGCGGCTGCCGAAATTATAAAATTCAAAGTTGGGCACATATGTGGAAAGACTGACCATATCAGTGATGCCGGCATCGGAAATGTCCAGTTCATCCAGCACCGTTATACTGTCCGGTATATCCTGTACATTTTCTTCGCGCTTTTGGGCGGTGACAAGCACCGCTTCTGCCTGATATGTCGTTTTACCTTTTTCTTTGTTCGTTGATAGAGGCGTTTCAAGTGATTCTTCGGCCCGCAGATTCCGGCCGCAAAAAATCAAAATGGCAGAAACAATGGTCAGCCACACCAATTTACCTGTCCAGGACGCAATGATAGTGTGAAAATTTTTCATCAACTCTCTTTTCTCCAAAATTATTTTTTTTAGTTCTTGTGAGCCACATAAGCTTTATATTTCGCCGTACGGTGGCCGATGGCCGAGGCCTCAAATAAAAGATCGTAAATTTGAACAAAGCCGTATAAATCAAGAAGGTTGTTTATATCTTGTATGGAATGAGAAAAAATGGTGACTTTTTCCCCGGGGGAATGCCGGGATTCCACCTGGATCTCCCGGGCTTCGCCTTCTTGGCAGTCCGGTACCACAAAGGCAAATACGCCACCTGATTTCAGGATTCTTGCAAGTTCCTGAAAAATCGGTGTTAAATCTTTAAAAAGATGCGTTACTCCTGTGCAGACGGCATGATCCATGGAATTTGCCTCATAAGGGTAGGGGGGTATGGACAGATCATGTTCTTTTAAGTCTTTGGCCATCTGTTTTGACCGGCAGCGGGCAAGCATTTTCGGGGAAAAATCAATTCCGTGAATTTCAAGGCCGGCCTTGTGAAACAATTGAGAAGACAATCCGGTACCAATCCCGATATCCAGCAGGCGGTCCCCGGGTTTGACAAACCGGTAAGCCATGCCGAAGGTGATTGCAGGGTCCAGCCAATTTACTTTTTCAGCGTTTTGGTCATAGTTAATAACATGGTCGCTGTTAAATACGTTTTTTACGGTGGTCATTTTAGATTTCCCTTGTTCAAATGGGTGCACATGATATCCAGCAATCGTCCGATACTGGTGTGATTCTTTTGGGCCAGGTCCGACAGGGTCTGGTCCGGGGTGTCAAGCATAATGCTGTTTTGGCTCAATTGTGCCTGGGACTGCTGTGGATCCCAGCCCATGTACCGGGCAATATGAAGCGCCGGAAATCGGGCGGCTGCTCCGTACGGCGGGGAGCCGTATTTTTGTATGGAATCAATCCTGAACGACCTGGCTATACCCAGAAATTGCCCCATGGGCGGAAGTTCAAAGTACCCTCCGATGCAGACATAAAGGGTCAGGATCAAAGATACAACAATGGCCGGCGATCTTTTTTTTTGTTTTTTTACATAGGCCGCAAGCAGTCTGAAGTTAAGCCATACATGGACAATCATGGCCAGGCAGAACAAAATACCTGAATTCAGATGAAGTGCACCCCAGTGATGCCGGGAAAGATGCCAGAACGACCAGGGGCAAAAATGGCCGACATGACCGGCCGGGCCAAAATAGAGCACGATGCTGGTCACCAGCATAACCAGTCCGGAAAGGGCCAGGGTTAACGAGGTGGTTTTTTTTAGCATAACCACCAGCCTTGGGGTCTAAGTGAATGCGTGCTAAATTTCATTTTAACTCCTAAAATATTTTGGTTGGCAAAACTAAAAGAGGAGTATAGGGAATCAGACTGTCGGTTTCTACCCTGGTCCAACCGATTTATGCTCCGAAGCACACAACGGTTTAAATCGGTCGGCGTTTAAGTACGTTAGAAGCGAATAGTTAATTGTTTTTAATGCAGGCCAGATGCTTTTTAGGAAGGATATTGAAATGTTTTTTATAGGCCCGACTGAAGTGGCTGACATTGGTATATCCCACGGCAAATGCAGCCTGGCTGACGTTCATGTCTGTTTCGTGAAAAAGACGGTTGGCCTCTCTGATTCTGAAAGACTGAAGATACTGGAAGACCGAAAGTCCGTACAAACGGCGAAACCCCTGCTGGAGTTTATTCATGTTCAGGCCGGTTGTCCTGGATAATTGTTTAATACAGGGGGGAGAAGACAAATCCTGGATCAGCAGATCTCTTGCCTGGACCACCCGGTCTTTATCATCCAGACTCATTCCGGTTACCTGGGCCTTTGCCGCATTGGCCCTGGTAATTTGATCTGCAAGCAATTCCAGTGCAATACCCTGGTAGAAAATATGAACCGGCGCCCCTGGAACCGGGCCTGTTATCAGTCGGTTCAAGCAGTCTCCTGCATGTGTGGAGATCCCTGATCTGAAATGCCAGGCCTTGTTTCTGTGTCCCTCCATCATAGATTGAAGCCCCTTTGGAAGGTTCTCCCGGTCCGGGTAGAACAGGGAATGAAATGCCGTTGGGGAAAGATGGACATGAACCAGACAGACCCGCTGGTTTCCTGGAACGGTAAGGCAGCCATCCTGTCGGGGAAGAAATAGGATGCCTGCGCTACCGGCCTGATTGGAAAACTCCTTTGAATTCAGACCCGGTGCCTTGATATGGTTTGAGAAGTTGCCGCAAACAACAAAACCAAAATTAACCGTGGGCTGATCCCTTTCAAATGAAAGGTGCAAATCGTTTTCTGATGCAACGTCAAACAGGCTGATGCTGAATCCTTCCTGGATTTTATATTCCCGGCACCGGTTTTGGACTGTTGTGTCCTTTAAGTTCGGAATACTTTGCACCAAGACCTTCCTGTTGCCGTTTACTTTGGCATCAGGGGCAGTTGGGTATTCCATTTGCCGTGGGCCGTTTTTATTAAAATGTGTGGATATCATAGTAACTCACTTAAAAGAATATTTTTATAAACTTTAGTAGTTAGTTTTCAAATAATAAAAAAGTAATGTCAAATAAAATCATTTTACAATTACGAAATGTATGTATCAGCAAATAGAGAGACATTCCTTGACAAGAGCCGAAAAGTTATTTTACAGTCCTTCTTAATTCTCAAATCAAACAAAATAGGGGACTTATGCCTGATTTCGTCAAAAACATTTATTGTAAAATTAACAAGATGTGTTTGATTGGAACCATGCTGAGCGTCTTTTTGTGCACGGTTTGCACGGCAGAAACGCCGCACTTGCAAAAGGCCCGGTCCTATACCGGAAATGAAGACATTACAGGGTGGGTAATGAGCGAAAAACTGGATGGGATAAGGGGATACTGGGACGGCAGCCGTTTGTTGACCCGGAAGGGACTGCCCCTTCATCCGCCCCCATGGTTCATTGAAAATTTTCCTACCTTTGAACTGGATGGGGAATTGTGGAGCAAACAAGGAGAGTTTGAATTTATCCAGTCTGTGGTGCTTGATGCCAATCCCGGCCCTGGCTGGGAAAAAATAAATTACCATATTTTTGAAGCCCCCAACCAGAAAGGGACATTTCTCCAGCGGCTTGACCGGACAAAACAGTGGTTTGCATTACATCCCAACGCCCATGTCAGGGTGATCCCCCAGACTTTGGTTCAAGACAGATTTTATTTGAATCGTTTTGTGATTGACGTGGAATCACGGGGCGGTGAAGGTGTTATACTAAAAAATCCCAATATGCCTTACCATACAGGCAGAAGCGAACATGTTCTCAAGGTAAAAAAAGCCAGGGACATGGAAGGCCTTGTTATTGGTATTAACAAGGGGAAAGGCAAATATGAAAAAGCCATGGGGTCACTCACGCTGAAACTGGAAAACGGTGTGATTTTTAAGTTAGGGACCGGATTCTCGGACATGGTTCGAAACAATCCGCCTGCCGTCGGCACAACAGTTACTTTTAAATATCATGGTTTCAGTATAAACGGCGTACCGAAATTCGCCTCGTTTTTAAGGGTAAGGGCGGATTGAATTTGCCTTGAGCACAGCCGTTCCTCATTTATTAATCGATAGGCTTGGCTGTCCGGTTCTGTTTGCAACCTTAAAAAATAGGTGTTAGACAAGATTCGGATGATTCAAATGGTCATAAGCGGCCGGACTATTTTTTACGGAGGCGATTATGGAATTGGAAAATGAAAGAGAAGCGATTGTACGTTTTGGACTTAAAATGGTGAAATCAGGCCTGACCACAGGAACCGGTGGAAATTTGAGTATTATTGACAGGCATTCGGGAACGGTTGCCGTCAGTCCCAGTGGAATCGAGTACGCAGCGTTAAAGCCCCGGGATATTGTTTTCACCGATTTAAAGGGAAATATTATAGAAGGCGATACCAAACCTTCAAGCGAGCTTGGGTTTCATCTCTCTTTGTATCATCAGCGCAAGGATATACAGGCCGTAGTCCACACGCACTCCCCTTATGCGGTAACCATGGCCTGCCTGGGCTGGGAGATCCCAGCCGTCCATTATCTTGTGGGGTTTGCAGGCAAAAAAGTGCCCCTGGCACCCTATGCCACATTCGGCACGCCTGAACTGGCTGAAATCGTGGCCGAATATATTGGTGATTATAACGCCATGCTGCTTGCCAATCATGGTCTTGTTGCCGTCGGTAAGAGCATGGACTCAGCCTTTGCCGTTGCCGAAGAGATTGAATTTGTCGCCCGGATTTATTATCAGACCAAAAATATCGGAAACCCCGTCATCCTGAAGGATGAAGAGATGGAGACCGTGCTTGAAAAATTTAAAACCTATGGGCAGAAAAAAATGGACGCATGATCTGGGTTACATGCTTGACAGCTTAAATTGAGATTCCGTCAATGGGATCCTGATAACGAATTTAGCACCTGCCCCGGGGCTTGATTCCACCGTCATTTCGCCTTTATGGTGTTCGGTGATGATAAAATATGAGACACTTAATCCCAGCCCTCGATGCTTTGGTCCTGATCAAAGTCAAACACGACATTTGACGAAGTTCCTCTTCACGTTTGTTGATTTTTTGAACCATGCGTTTAAAACTTTGACCCAGAAGAGAGAACTCTTTTGTTTTATGTTCCGGCCATTGAAGATCGTAGTCTCCGTCGGCAATGGATGACGCTTGCATGATATAGGATTCAACCGCAAAGGAGAACTTGCCGGCCAAAAACTGGCCGATGAACAGGGAAAATATCAAAGCAAGAAACAGACCCAGGCCAATCAGGGTAAGGATATTCCACAGTGACTGGAACGCTTTTCTGACCGGTTGGGCGATCAAAATTTTCCAACCGGTTTCATCCATATCCACCACTGTGCCAAACATGTTTCGACCATTGAATTTAAATATTTTTGACACCGGCCGGGGGCTGTCTTTCGATCCTGTTCCGGCAATAAAATTGTTTGTCAAAATTTGTCCTCAATACTGACCCAGGGAATCTGCCAACACCTTGCCCTGCTTAGGTGGTTTTGGGTTATGGGCATTTCGGAGACCGGCGTTCCCTGCATGGTTTTAACCAGCATTCTTGCTGCGGTGAATCCCTGCTCCTCGGGCGCTTGTGCCATTCCGCACAACATTCCTTGCTCAATAGAGAACTTGTGGTCGCCGATAACCGGTTTGGCAAAGGTGTCGGTGAGAATGGGCAGGATCTGTTTATCCAGAAGGGGGATGCCGTTGTCGTCCTTAACACCTTTCATGGTTGGTACAAACAGGACATCACACAACGGATTCAATTCCCTGGCGGATTTTTTGAACGAAATGATAATTCGGTTCATAACTCATAACTGTCAGCCAACTGTATAATAAATTTTGCGCCTGCACCCGGACTTGATTCAACCATCATTTCCCCTTTATGGGTTTCAGTGATGATAAAATAGGAAACACTTAAGCCAAGTCCTGTGCCTACCCCCACGGGTTTGGTAGTGAAAAACGGATCAAAAATGTGCTTGCGGGTCTTTTCATCCATCCCGGGCCCGTTGTCCTCGATTTCCAGGCAGACCCTATTCCGGACCGGATCTGCATAGGTTCTGAGGATGAATTGGGGTTCAAGTATGCCTGCCTCCTGCATGGCCTGGGCCCCGTTGGTCAAAATATTGAGAATCACTTGCTGGATTTTGCCTGCCTGACAGGGGATATCAGGCAGGTTATCATCATATTCCCTGGTGATTTTAATTTGTTTGAAATCGTATTTTTTTTTCAGGTTATAGTCTGTGGCCGCAAGCTCGATGGTTTTATCCAGAATTTTGTTCAGGTAATGGGAGGATAGGTCTGATTCTTCCTTTCTGGCAAAGCTTAGGATATTACTGACAATATCCGCCATCCGTTGTCCCGATTCGGTGATGGCAAGGAGCATTTGTGGAATTCCCCTTGCCTGCATGAATCGGTCTATGGCTTCGATGCTGATTCCTGCCTCTTTGGCCGCTTTTTTGTTGGCCGTAAGATTCGCACCTGCCGTGAGTCGCTGGGACATTACCTGGGCAGTCTGGAGCATTCCGGCTAGGGGGTTGTTGATTTCGTGGGCCATGCCTGCGGCCAGCCCGCCCACGGAGAGCATCTTTTCGCTCTGGATTAACATCTCTTCCATTTTTTTTTGTTGGGTAATATCAGTGTTGATTCCGATGAAGCGGATAGGATGTCCCTGTGCATCCCGTGCAGCAATTTTCCCCTTGGACAAAACCCACATATAGGTACCGTCTTTACGCAAAAATCTGAATTTAACCTCGTAGGTTTCCAGATCACTGGCCAGATATCGGCAAAAGGTTGATCTGACATATTCCAGGTCGTTTTCGTGAATCCGTTTTGAGATTTCATTAAGTATTCCGGGAAATTCGTTGGGTTCATAGCCGGCCATCCTATAACCGCGAGCATCCATATAGGCCGTACCTTCATGCAGGTTTAGATCCCAAATTCCCTGGTTGGCGCCATCAAGGGCCAGATCCAATCGTTCCTTGCTCTCTTTTACCGCCTGTTCCATCCCCTTACGTTCGGTAATGTCCTGAACAAAGGCGATGGCGTATTGCCGGTTCCCATATTCCAGAAGATTGCTGTGCACCCCAACAAAAATCACGGAACCGTCTTTTTTAAGATGCGTCCTTTCTATGTTTTGTATGCCCTGAAGATTTAATCTACGCCAATGAGTATTCCAGTCTTCACGGGCAACCTGCGGATCAATGTCGGACATGGACAAAGACTCCAATTCCTTTTTTGTATAGCCGAGAAGCTGCACAGCTTTTGGGTTCACCTCCTTAATTCGGCCGTTGGGAGCGATTCGATAGATACCGACATTTGCGTTGTCAATGATGAATCGGGAAAGCCGCATGGAGTCCTCGGCTCGTTTACGTTCTGTAATGTCCTTTACAAAAGCAATGGAGTACCACTGTCCCTTATATTCCAGAATATTACCGGTAATTTCCACCGGGATTCTGGTACCGTCCTTTTTTATGTGAATCGTTTCAAAAGTATTTTTTTGACGCCCGGCGGAAAGCCTCTCTATGTCTAAACCCATGGTATCCAAGGAAACAAATGGATCAATATCGCAAATCGATAGCTTTGTCAGCTCTTCTGTTGTATATCCCAGCATCCGTGCAGCATAGGGATTTACATTGAAAATTCGTCCGTCCATGCCAACCTGGTAAATCCCGATATTTGCTCGATCAATGCAAAATTTGCTCAGGCTCAGGGACGCTGCAGTCCGTTTTTTTTCTGAGATGAATTTTGCCTGCAGGGCTTTGTCATGTGCTTTTTGATGATCTTCAATCATGCTGTTCTGTTCCAATTCAGCCACGCGTTTGCGCATCTGCTGCAATTCTTTGATCAGCTGGACTTTTGTTTTGTTTTCATCTTTCATGATGCCGGCCACAGTGGTTTGTTGGATCATCGCAGTTAGCTATTGCCGACAGCTAACTTTATAATAAACTTCGCACCTGCCCCCGGACTCGACTCAACCGTCATTTCCCCTTTATGGTTTTCAGTGATGATGAAATAGGAAACACTTAAGCCAAGTCCTGTGCCTACCCCCACGGGTTTGGTTGTGAAAAATGGATCAAAAATGTGCTTGCGCACGTTTTCATCCATCCCAGGGCCGTTGTCCTCAATTTCAATGCAGGCCATATCCCGGTCCGAATCTCCATAGGTCCTGAGGATGAATCGGGGCTTAAGTGTTCCTGCCTCCTGCATGGCCTGGGCGCCGTTAGTCAGAATATTGAGCACCACCTGCTGGAGTTTGCCGGCCTGGCAGGGAACGGCAGGAAGGCTGTCGTCGTATTCCCTGGTGATTGTAATTTGTTTAAAGTCATAGTCCTTTTTCAAATTGTAATCCGTTGCTGCAAGTTCAATGGTTTTGTTTATGATTTTATCCAGGTGATGGGTGGATATGGTCGTTTCGTCTTTCCTGGAAAAACTGAGTATGTTGTTCACAATTTCAGACACCCGCTGTCCTGACTCAATAATAGTTTGAATCATTCGCGGTATACCTCTAGTTTCCATGAACCGACCAATGGATTCAATACTTGTGTCGGCCGCTTTGGCTGCTTTACGGCTGGCCGGGATATCAAGGTCAGCAGTCAGG
The DNA window shown above is from uncultured Desulfobacter sp. and carries:
- a CDS encoding efflux RND transporter permease subunit, with the translated sequence MVADFFIKRPIFAWVIALAVMGAGILSITSLPIEQYPSIAAPKVSISATYPGASAQTLENTVTQVIEQNLTGIDNLRYIQSESSSSGRVSITLTFDTGTDPDIAQVQTQNKVSQAEASLPQAVQRLGVSVRKSGSSYALIVAFYSTDDSYGRNDISDFLASNLEEPLSRVDGVGQIQTFGPEYAMRIWLNPQSMNNYNITTQDVVAALEDQNIQLATGEIGGAPSLEGQQLNATITSQSLLESVEDFESILLTVNQDGSQLTLGDVARIEIGSESYNIIGRYNRRPASGIAIELASGANALATIQAVKDRIKDFEDIIPDALEIAYPVDISPFVKASIYEVVKTLVMAIVLVVLVIFVFLQTLRATFIPSVAIPVVILGTFAALFVLGYSINVLTLFALVLAIGMLVDDAIVVTENVEHKLELDPDLTPEKASFKAMKEISGALVGTTAVIWAVFIPISFFTGATGVIYRQFAVTISVAMAISLFIALSLSPALCAIVLKQGEKEKDTGVFGFFNRGFSKMRSGHETMLKKLLASRIVLPLVFFLLIAVTIVLFLKIPPSFLPQEDQGRMMTLINGPGGSTLGQTIEKNKQVEDFYLDTVNGAVDGLFTAAGFSFSGRSQNVGIAFIKMKPWDERSKDLGVFKISEMAGQQLSAVQDAMIIPIVPPPVSALGNAGGFEFQLVARSGKGQDALNSAMRQFLDQANQSELLTRVRFNGLAPSPQYDIDLDLSKARAMGVPIETINQTLTTALGGTYVNDFLLDGRIKRVYVQADAPYRMQPDDIDRWYVRNNTGGMVPLAEFATGEWTYGPPKLTRFSGTSSLEIQGEAAQGVSSGEALNEVSRIAGSLPGSIGVEWTGLSYEEREAGAQAWLVYVISTIAVLLSLAALYESWAIPLAIMLTVPLGIFGATLSTWAADQANDVYFQVGLLMTIALAAKNAILIIEFAKTNFESGMSAYDASITATKQRLRPILMTSLTFILGVMPLAFAAGPGSGAQNAISIGVLGGITATTVFVLFFAPFFFIWVMRVFKA
- a CDS encoding ADP-ribosylglycohydrolase family protein, with translation MMYPQVRESARFFANAAIEAAKGRKPMDSLEMVQKELSSNSVIYQMITDGLESIDTDTEQAIAGFGQMSETQAALPGTIHLIAKYPNDLETAMIENVMAGADSSARGILSAFILGICNGMDAIPKQWMEDMRLVERIRSLAGISGM
- a CDS encoding TonB-dependent receptor, giving the protein MKNFHTIIASWTGKLVWLTIVSAILIFCGRNLRAEESLETPLSTNKEKGKTTYQAEAVLVTAQKREENVQDIPDSITVLDELDISDAGITDMVSLSTYVPNFEFYNFGSRWHSQTYIRGIKTLNNSEPSTGLYVDGVNYSKSYLFDFPLFDVERVEVLRGPQGTLYGRNTMAGVINIHTRTPDNETRAQISGTYASYNEKQIQGHVQTPILKDKLFLGISGLISSSDGYMENDIDGVGEDGRHQDGQAGRIKLRYLPAPKWDITLSLDAQHHDDGAFPFRRTQRNSFVKAGILEADSPYHYSHDFDGTSENDFWGTTLNTSVDTKIGKVTSITGYRDFDNEDIIDSDFSPLDAARMKYLLQERTFSQELRIASPENKTGPKWLAGIYYFHINSDKERTNYYQSAMANSPSNPFAPGTGARKTQSKGTNSGEALFGQITWPVFNTLDITTGLRYEIEDAQMDATIFYTPGGGAATATQQPYQESRFTALLPKLSVGWHFMDDKMLYTTVSRAHRSGGFNDPSVGGDPYDEEYSWVYEAGIKSEFFQNRLTINICGFYTDIEDEQLTRFDEYNQSYLENAGESHRMGMEFEAGWFISKDLEIFASFTWIEAEYDKYTDPITGQNFQGNTTFGVPDYTYTLGFQYRRPLWGEWNGFCRAEVVGTGRRFFDDTNTVKEPGYELVNLKLGLEGTHWDGYVWAKNLFDRHYCIFENVDRGITEDGEPLTIGITLSYRF
- a CDS encoding class I SAM-dependent methyltransferase, whose protein sequence is MTTVKNVFNSDHVINYDQNAEKVNWLDPAITFGMAYRFVKPGDRLLDIGIGTGLSSQLFHKAGLEIHGIDFSPKMLARCRSKQMAKDLKEHDLSIPPYPYEANSMDHAVCTGVTHLFKDLTPIFQELARILKSGGVFAFVVPDCQEGEAREIQVESRHSPGEKVTIFSHSIQDINNLLDLYGFVQIYDLLFEASAIGHRTAKYKAYVAHKN
- a CDS encoding DUF4405 domain-containing protein produces the protein MLKKTTSLTLALSGLVMLVTSIVLYFGPAGHVGHFCPWSFWHLSRHHWGALHLNSGILFCLAMIVHVWLNFRLLAAYVKKQKKRSPAIVVSLILTLYVCIGGYFELPPMGQFLGIARSFRIDSIQKYGSPPYGAAARFPALHIARYMGWDPQQSQAQLSQNSIMLDTPDQTLSDLAQKNHTSIGRLLDIMCTHLNKGNLK
- a CDS encoding AraC family transcriptional regulator — its product is MEYPTAPDAKVNGNRKVLVQSIPNLKDTTVQNRCREYKIQEGFSISLFDVASENDLHLSFERDQPTVNFGFVVCGNFSNHIKAPGLNSKEFSNQAGSAGILFLPRQDGCLTVPGNQRVCLVHVHLSPTAFHSLFYPDRENLPKGLQSMMEGHRNKAWHFRSGISTHAGDCLNRLITGPVPGAPVHIFYQGIALELLADQITRANAAKAQVTGMSLDDKDRVVQARDLLIQDLSSPPCIKQLSRTTGLNMNKLQQGFRRLYGLSVFQYLQSFRIREANRLFHETDMNVSQAAFAVGYTNVSHFSRAYKKHFNILPKKHLACIKNN
- a CDS encoding DNA ligase translates to MPDFVKNIYCKINKMCLIGTMLSVFLCTVCTAETPHLQKARSYTGNEDITGWVMSEKLDGIRGYWDGSRLLTRKGLPLHPPPWFIENFPTFELDGELWSKQGEFEFIQSVVLDANPGPGWEKINYHIFEAPNQKGTFLQRLDRTKQWFALHPNAHVRVIPQTLVQDRFYLNRFVIDVESRGGEGVILKNPNMPYHTGRSEHVLKVKKARDMEGLVIGINKGKGKYEKAMGSLTLKLENGVIFKLGTGFSDMVRNNPPAVGTTVTFKYHGFSINGVPKFASFLRVRAD